The genomic window AGGCGCCGCGCATCGTAGACGCTTTTGTTGAAAGCTATGACTGGTCGGACAAAACCATCATTCCCATGTCAACTTCAGAAGGCAGTGAAATCGGGACAAGCGCGGATTATTTGAAGACGTTGGCTAAGGACAAAGGCACTTGGAAAGCCGGCAAAAACTTCGGCGACGGTTCCGTCAGCAAAGAAGATCTGGCCAAATGGCTGGCTGAAACGACAGCCAAATAAGCGTTCGAAAAATGAAAAAGCGAAATATCCTTTCTTCCCTATTGCTTGTTTCTTTTCTCATAACCTTCTGTTACCGCCTCTTACCGCCCATCGTTCATGAGATTACGGGCGTCGCCTTAGTCGTACTGACAGGCATGCATCTTTATTTCAATCGAAGCTGGCTCCGTTCTTTGGCCAAAGGACGCTATACGGCGAGACGTGTCCTCACGCTGACCGTCAATGCCGCGCTGCTTTCCTGCTTCATCGCCATCGTCGTTACGGGAACGATCATTTCCCATCATTTGTTTACGGGAGTCTATCCGTTATCGCTGGCAAGAAACTTGACAATACATCAACTTCACGTTTCTCGCCCTTATATGATGCTCATTCTGATCGGTATCCATCTCGGCCTGCATTGGCCCATGATCTGGCAGCAGTTGAAAACGCGCATGCATCTCGCTAACGAAGGCATCTGTCGTATTGCCGGTTATCTGGCTGTTGTCGCCTTCATAGCCCTCGGCGGCTGCAGCATATCGCTGAACCAGATCGCCGGGCGCATAATGGGCAAACACGTCTTCACGACGCCTGCCATCGGGTACGGTCTCGGCGTCTTTATTGCGTTGCTGCTGGCGTTTATCGCCATGAACGCCGTAATCGGTTACGCCTTGCATAAGGCTTTGTCCAAAAAGGCATGACCCTTTGCCTGACACAACATAGGAGAACCATTTGCGAAAGACCGGCGATCGGTAAAATACCGATCGCCGGTCTTTCGCTCGTCCTTACAATGCGCAGCGGGCAGCCTGTACAGCGGTGGTAAGCGCCTGGGCTGCCGCTACGCCGTCCGCCTCGACCCACCTCCCCCGTTCCGACTACCCCTCTCCCCGGGTCTGCCTATCTGCAATAAAACGCCTTTAACGTATCTCGCCCAACCAACAGCCTGATGCGAATCTATCGAAAAGACTGCTTTGACAAAATAGAATCGGCCTATTCCGGACATAGCGTAATCCGTCACATCCGGGACAGACCAATGGGCCGTTATTATTTAAAAAGACATTTGTTTGCGTTCATTGAACAATACAACGTTTTCCTTTATACTGGTAAAGACACTGTTCTCAAATAGTGATCAGATTATTTATCAGAGGGGGATGTACTAACATGTCAACACATTCAGGTTTCAACGCATTCATCATCGGCTTTGCCATGTTCGCCGTTTTCTTCGGCGCCGGCAATCTCGTTTTCCCGCCGCTCATCGGCCTTATGTCGGGAAGTTCCTGGGGCGTTTCCATTGTCGCCTTATCCATTTCGGCCATATTATTTCCCATCGCAACGATTATTGCCGTCGACAATATGGGCGGTACCTTAAGCGGTATCTGCGCCCCCGTAGCCAAATGGTTCACGAAAGCGTACATGATTTTATGGATTGTTTTTATCATGACCTGCGGCGTGCCGCGCCAGGCAGGCGTCGGCATCGAAAGCGGTATCCTCAGCATGTTCCCGACGGCACAGGGAAATGATACGATCCGCATTGCTTTGCTTGTTTTCTATTTTCTTGTCGTCATCGCCTTAACCTTACGCCCGTCAAAAATTGTCGACATTGTCGGTCAATACCTGACTCCGTTTCTGTTAATCTGCCTGGTCGTCATGATCGTCATCGCCATTGCACAGCCTCTCGGCACACCGTTGGCGCCGCAAATCGATAATGTGTTTGCCTATTCTTTTCTGCAAGGCTATCAAACCGGTGACGTTGCCGTCGGCATTGCCATCGCAGCAATGTTCATTGCTTCGATCAAGGATAAAGGGTATACGGATACGGCATCTCGCCACAAGATGACCTTAAAGGCCGCCGGCATCGCCTTTATCGGTCTGCTCATCGTTTACGGCGGTCTGCTCTACTTAGGCGCCACCGGCTCTTCTCTGTTCGACAGCAAAATGGATCAGACAGCCTTGCTGAACGGCCTCGTCCATTCGCTGACCGGTTCTCTCGGCAACGTTATTTTAGGGCTCGGCATCTTTCTGGCGTGTCTGACGACAACGCTCGGCGTCGGTTCAACCATTGCCAACTTGACTGTTGAACTGACAAACGGCGGCATCCGTTTTCGTCCGGCCATGTTTACGGTCTGCCTCTTGGGATTTTTGATGGCTTGTGCCGGCGTACAGGACATTATCCGCTACACGTTCTGGATTTTCATCACTATTTATCCGATTTCTATCGTCCTCATGCTCCTCGGCGTCTTCCATAACATGGTTCCCAACCACGGGGCCTGGAAAGGCGCCGTCACCATGTCGACGATAATCGGTCTCTACGAAGGGATGGCGCAGCTGAATAAGAGCCATATCACCGACTTACCCTTAGATACCCTGCAAGCCTTCTACGCTGCCTTGCCTTTTGCCGATAACGGGTTTGCCTGGTTTGTCCCGACGGCGATCGGCTTTATTATCGGCGCGTTGATTGTAAAGGCAACAGGCGGCAAAGCCTACCCCATGCTGTCAGATAAGCGCTGACCGTTACGTCAGCGAATACAATACCCGTTGAATCCAAGCGGCGAACATGGCGCTCACCGTCAGACGGCGGTCGTCGTACCCATGACCGGCAGGCAGCGTATCATAGTTCTGCAAAGCCTTCGTCTCATGAGCCGTCAGCTGATTCCACAAGGGTTCAATCATCTGTTCTGCCGGTGCAATATCATCTTGTGAAGCACCGATAAAATAAAGGTTGCGGTCTTTCACGTCTTCAAAGGCGTCCGAAATGGCCCAACCTTTTTTTGCGCACATTTTGGCGTCAGCCGCCAGCGCTTCGGCAGATTCCACGTTCATAACAGGCACACTTTCCCGAATCAGCTGATCCAAAGCCGCATCTCCGGCCTCAGCCCTGCCGGCCAGATCATACGGGGACATGACGGCAGTACCCTTGATCCACGATAAGCGCCGCGTCGCATTGACGGAGATAAACCCGCCCATACTGTGCCCGATAAAAAACAGTTTATCCCTGTCGACGTGATAGGTCTTCGCCGTTGACTCTTCATGCATCCACGACGCCGTCCGAACCGCATCGTCAATAGCCCCGGAAAACGTGTACCGGCCGCCGCTTCCCCAGCAGCCGCGGTAATACGGACTGACTACGACCAGACCGGCGCGGCGTAAATTCTGGGCCAAATCAAAGGTAGATGTGTAGCCCGGAAATCCGTGAAGCAAGACAATGCCAGGATAGACATCAACGGCAGCACCTCCCGGAATTAATACGGTGCCGAAAATGGACTCACCGTGATTTTCGAGAAAAAACCCCTCTGTTGACGCCGGCCTTTCCGGCAAGTGCTGCGGATCTTGTGAAATATACTGCAAATCTAGTGACATCAATACGTTCCCCCTAAATCAAAATTGGACTGAGAAAAACACAGTTCAACTATGATTATAAATGAAACGGCAGATTTTCCATAGTTTTTTATTACGTTACGCCAATAAACATTATTTTTTTCTCTATTACGTTCTTTTTATTCACAAGGTTCTTTAATTTGCAGCAGGAATTTATTTTGTATTTATTAATTCTTATTTGGAATCTAAATGAATTCGTTATATTTATTTTATATTCAGCATACGTGCGCTGTTCTCTTGCATAATCCGCATCTTTCTTGACCTCTTCATTATTCCGTGCTATGATTTCACGCATAAATCAATTCTTAAACAGAATTTAAATTATAAGTTATTAATTCTTTAAAAGAATTGTAACTTTTTTCTAACTGAATGAGAAGGGAGGTAGGCTTACTGCTTACAACTTTCAGTACGCAAAGGAGAGCATACGTTTTATGAAGAAAGTGAAAATCATCACATCTTATGAGGCGGCCCGGCTGGTACAGGATAACGACACCTTCACCTCAATCGGCTTTGTCGGCAGCGCCCATCCGGAAGCACTGACTAAAGCGTTGGAACGGCGCTTCTTGGAAACGGGACAACCGCGAAACATCACGTATATGTATGCCGGATCGCAAGGCAACCGAGACGGGCGCGGCGCAGAACATTTAGCCCACGAAGGGCTCATCAAACGGGCCATCATCGGCCATTGGGATACCATTCCCCAGATGGCCAAGCTGGCTGTCGAAAACAAGATTGAGGCCTATAATTTCTCGCAGGGAACGCTGTGTCATTGGTTTCGCGCCTTAGCCGGCGGCAAACTCGGCGTATTCACGGATATCGGTCTGGAAACGTATCTGGATCCGCGTCAGGACGGCGGCAAGCTCAACAGCCGCACGACAGAGGACTTGGTGCAATTACTGCAGATCAACGGTCAGGACCAGCTGTTTTATCCCTGTTTTCCGGTCAACATCGCATTCCTCCGCGGTACGTACGCCGATGAGCACGGTAATATTACGATGGAAGAGGAAATCGTTCCCTTGGAAAACACATCCGTTGCCCAAGCCGTCAAAAACAGCGGCGGCATCGTCGTCGTTCAAGTCAAGCGGGTCGTCTCCGGCGGCGATCTCGATCCCCGCCTGGTGAAAATTCCCGGCATTTACGTGGACGCTGTCGTTGTTGCCGAAGAAAAGGACCATCAACAAAGCTTTGACTGCGCTTACGACCCCACCTTGTCCGGCCAATGCCGAAATCCGTTCATCGCCGCCAACGCTATGATGCCCTTGAATGCAAAAAAAATAATCGGCAGAAGAGCGGCGCTCGAGCTGACAAACGGCGCCGTAGCTAATCTGGGTGTGGGCGCTCCCGAATACGTCGCCCTCGTTGCGGCGGAAGAAGGGATCGCCGACTCCATTACGCTGACCGTAGAAGGAGGCGCTATCGGCGGCGTACCGCAAGGCGGCGCCCGCTTCGGCGCTTCCATGAATCCGGAGGCCCTCATCGATCATCCGTATCAGTTCGACTTTTATGACGGCGGCGGCCTGACGATGGCCTTTCTCGGCTTGGCGCAGTGCGATCGGACAGGCAGCATTAACGTCAGCAAATTCGGTACGCATATCGCCGGCTGCGGCGGTTTTCCCAATATCGCCCAAAAGACGAAGCAAGTATATTTCTGCGGCACCTTTACGGCCGGCGGCTTAAAAATTGCGATAAAAGACGGGGCCTTGCAGATTCTCCAAGAAGGAAAAATGAAGAAATTCGTCAAGAACGTCGACCAGATCACCTTCAGCGGCCCTTACGCCGCACGTCAGCAAAGGCGAGTATTTTATATTACGGAGCGCTGTGTGTTCGAACTGACCGCCGCCGGGCTCCATCTGCTTGAAGTAGCGCCCGGCATTGACGTGAAACGCGATATTTTGGATCAAATGGAATTCACCCCCATCATCGATACATACAAAACGATGAATATAAAGATATTTGCAGAAGCCCTCATGGGACTAAAAAAATAAGGAGATTCCACCATGTACACACTTGGCATTGATATCGGTTCTTCCTCTTCAAAGGCCGTCTTGCTCAAAGACGGCAAGACGATCATCAGTGAAAAAGTAGTTGAAACCGGTACCGGTTCTGCCGGCCCGGAAAAGGTGCTGAAAGCGCTATTCGCCGAATCGAATCTGACCTTGGACGATATGAACGGCGTCATTGCTACCGGCTACGGCCGCTTCAACGTCGCAGAAGCCGACGGCGAAGTCAGCGAAATCACCTGTCATGCCAAAGGCGCCTTGTTTGAAAGTCCGAAAACCACGACGATCCTGGATATCGGCGGCCAGGATGTAAAGGCGATCAAACTGAACGGGCAAGGACTGGTCATGCAATTTGCCATGAATGACAAATGCGCCGCCGGTACGGGCCGCTTTCTGGACGTCATGTCGCGAGTTCTCGAAATCCCCATGGCCGACATGGGCGCCTGGTACTTCAAATCTAAAACACCGGCAAGGGTCAGCAGCACCTGTACCGTTTTTGCCGAATCAGAAGTCATTTCCCTGCTGTCCAAAAATATCCCGAAAGAAGATATCGTCGCCGGCGTCCATTTTTCCATTGCCAGTAAGGCCTGTGCCCTTGTCCGTCGCGTCGGCGTCGGTACCGAACTGACCATGACCGGCGGCGGCGCCCGCGATGCCGGACTCGTCGACGCTATCGCCAAAGAACTGGGCATACCCGTAAGCGTCGCCCCTCATCCGCAAGTTGTCGGCGCTCTCGGCGCCGCCCTGATGGCCTATGAAAAGCAAGTCCGCGGCTAACACGGCTTTACAGTTTACTTACGAAAGGAAGTCAATCACTATGAAAAAACCGTTACGCATGCATCACGTCGGAATCGTTCTTCCGACACTGCAAGATGCGAAAGAATTTATCAATCGCATGGGACTGGAAATCGATTATTCCGGTTACGTCCAAGCCTACCATGCCGATCTCATTTTCACGACAAAGGGAGAAAACAGCAGTCCCATTGAATTCATCATTCCTCACGAAGGCGTTCTCTGTGAATTCAACCACGGTAAAGGCGGCATTGCCCATCTGGCCTTTGAAGTGGAAGACGTCGAAGAAACGCGGCGCGAATACGAAGCGCAAGGCTATAAAATGTTGGAAAAAGCCGCAGTCCAAGGGACGGACGATATTATCGTCAATTTTATGCGCCCCAGCTACAACAACGGAATTCTCGTAGAATTCGTCCAGACCGTTGCCCCCATCAATCGTGAAACGGCAAACCCGTTCCAATCATTGCATCATTAAAGGAGAGATTGTCATGAGTGAAGATACCGCTGTAAATTTGGAAACCATGAGCGCCAAAGACGCCCTCGGCTACTTTCTGCCTAAGTTGGATGAAGACGCGCGCAACGCGAAGAAAGAAGGGCGTCTCGTTTGCTGGTCCGCCTCCGTTGCCCCGCCAGAATTCTGCGTAGCCATGGATATCGCCATGGTTTATCCCGAAACGCACGCCGCCGGCATCGGCGCCCGTCACGGCGCCCCTGATATGCTGGAAGTCGCCGAAAACAAAGGCTACAATCAGGATATCTGTTCCTATTGCCGCGTTAATATGGGCTATATGGAATTGCTGAAACAGCAGGCCATGACCGGCAAAACGCCGGAAAAACTGAAGAACTCCCCGGCTTCCGCCGTGCCCTTGCCGGACCTCATCATTACATGCAACAACATTTGCAACACCTTGTTGAAGTGGTATGAAAATCTGGCCAAAGAACTGCATATCCCCCTGATCACCATCGATGTCCCTTTCAACCATGAATACCCTGTCACACAGCACGCCAAAGACTACATCGTCGGGGAATTCAAACATGCTATCACCCAATTGGAAGCGATCTGCGGCCGTCCTTTTGACTACGACAAATTCTTTGAAGTACAAAAGCAGACGCAGCGATCCATCGCCGCCTGGAATAAAATCGCGTCTTTCTTGCAATACAAACCGTCTCCGTTAAACGGTTTTGACCTCTTCAACTTCATGGGACTCGCCGTCGCCGCCCGTTCTCTCGACTATGCGGAAATTACGTTCACAAAATTAGTCAAGGAACTGGAAGAAAAAGTCGCCCAACAGAAATGGGCTTTCGGCGATAACGAAAAAAGCCGTATAACCTGGGAAGGCATCGCTGTCTGGATCGCCTTGGGACATACGTTCAAAGAGTTAAAGGGCAAGGGATCGCTGATGACCGGTTCCGCCTATCCCGGCATGTGGGATGTTTCTTACGAACCGGGCAATCTCGAATCGATGGCCGAAGCCTATACGCGCACCTATATCAATTGTTGTCTCGAACGGCGCGGCGAAGTGCTGGAACAAGTCGTCTGTGACGGTAAATGCGACGGACTCATCATGCATCAGAACCGGAGCTGCAAAAACATGAGCCTCCTGAACAACGAAGGCGGTCAACGCGTGCAGAAAAATCTCGGCGTTCCCTATGTCATTTTTGACGGTGACCAGACCGATCCGCGCAATTTCAACGAAGCGCAGTTTGATACGCGCGTCGAAGCCTTAGCCGAAATGATGGCCGATCAAAAAGCACAAGGAGGAAATCACTAATGAGCCACATTGATGAACTTATCAGCAAATTGGAAACTATATCAAACCACCCGCAAGCTGCCGTCTTGTCCTATAAGCGGAATACCGGCAAAGGGCTCGTCGGCGTCATGCCCTACTATGCCCCCGAAGAAATCGTCTATGCCGCCGGCTATCTCCCTGTCGGCATGTTCGGCGCGCAAAAGCCGGCAATCGCCGCCGCGCGAACCTATCTGCCGCCCTTTGCCTGTTCGCTGATGCAGGCCGATATGGAATTACAACTCAACGGCACCTATGACTGCCTCGACGCCGTTCTCTTCTCCGTGCCTTGCGACACGCTCCGCTGCATGAGTCAAAAATGGCACGGCAAAGCGCCGGTCATCGTCTTTACACAGCCCCAGAACCGTAAGATCCGCGCCGCCGTCGACTTTTTGAAAGCCGAATACGCCCATGTCCGCCGCGAACTGGAACGGATTCTGCAAGTCAAGATCAGCGACTTGGCCTTGCAAAAGGCCATTCATATTTATAACGAAAACCGCCGCACAATGCGTGAATTCTGCGACGTTGCCGCGCAGTACCCGCAAATTTTCACACCGGCCAAACGCCATGCCGTTATCAAAGCCCGCTGGTTTATGGATAAAGCCGAACATACAGCGCTCCTGCGCCAACTCATCGATGCCGTAAAAAAAGAACCGGTACAGCCCTGGAAAGGAAAAAAGGTTATTCTTTCCGGCATCATGGCCGAACCGAATGAATTTCTCGATATCTTCAGCGAATTCAACATCGCCGTCGTCGCCGACGATCTGGCACAGGAATCCCGGCAATATCGCAACGACGTTCCTGCCGGCATTGATCCGCTGGAACAGCTGGCACAATGGTGGCAAGATTTCGACGGCTGCCCGCTGGCGATGAATACCGACAAGCCGCGCGGCCAGATGATCATCGACATGGCCAAAAAATGCGACGCAGACGCCGTCGTCATCTGCATGATGCGTTTTTGTGATCCCGAAGAATTCGACTACCCCATTTACAAAACCGAATTTGAAGAAGCGGGCCTTCGTTATACGGTAATCGACGTCGACCTCGAATCTCCGTCACTGGAACAGGTCCGTACCCGCCTTCAAGCCTTCTCGGAAATACTTTGACCGATGCGGCGTAAACCGGACATACCGGTGTATCTAAATTGACGCACATACGTAAGGAGGACTGTATTATGGATTTTGCTGTAAGAGAACTGGATCAGGATATCGTAAAATTAGCCGCCGACTTTGCGGAAAAGCGCCTGGCGCCGACAGTCAAAGAACGGGACGAAAAAGAGGTTTTCGACCGCAAGCTGATCGACGAAATGGGCGAACTCGGCCTGCTCGGCATTCCTTATGAAGAGGAATACGGCGGCGTCGGCGCAGACTTTCTCAGCATGGCGATGGCATGCGAAGAAATTTCCAAGACAGACCCGTCTATCGGCCTGAGTTTCGAAGTGCACACAACGCTTTGCTCCTGGCCGATTTGGAAATTCGGGACGGAAGAACAGAAACAGAAATTTTTAAAACCCTTGGCAAGCGGTGAAAAACTGGGCGCCTTCGGCCTGACCGAACCGAATGCCGGTACCGATGCGCTGAACGGCTCTACGACAGCCGTCAAAGACGGTGATTCTTATATTTTGAACGGTTCCAAGGTTTTCAATACGAATGGCGGCGAAGCGGAAATCACCGTTGTCTTCGCGGCTACGGACAAGACCAAAGGCGCCAAAGGCATGAGCGCTTTTATCGTGGAAAAAGGAACGCCCGGCTTCACGTACGGCAAAAAAGAAGTGAAAATGGGAATTCACGGCTCCGTCCAACGCGAGTTAATCTTCCAAGATGTCAAAATTCCGGCAGCCCATCTCCTCGGCAAAGAAGGGGAAGGATTCAAAATCGCCATGATGACCCTTGACGGCGGCCGCGTCGGCGTCGGCGCACAGGCGCTCGGCATTGCCGAAGGCGCCTTTCACCACGCGCTCACCTATGCCACCGAACGGGTGCAGTTCGGCAAACCGATTGCGAAATTTCAAGCAGTCAGCTTTCTCCTGGCCGATATGAAAGCTAAGATTGAAGCCGCCCGTTATCTCGTTTACAAAGCGGCCTACAGTATGAATCAGGGAGGCTCGTACAGCATGGATGCCGCTATCGCCAAAAAGGTGGCCTCCGACGTGGCCATGCAGGTAACAACCGACGCCGTACAGATTTTCGGCGGCTACGGATTCACTCGGGAATATCCGGTTGAACGCTACATGCGCGACGCCAAGATCACGCAGATTTACGAAGGCACGACGCAAGTACAGCAAATGGTTATCTCCGGCGCACTGCTTCGATAAGCGCGTCGGCAACAAAAGACCTATGGACACGACAGAACCCGTGCCATAGGTCTTTTGTTACCGGCAACTATTTCTATTTTTCTTTACCTTTCGAGCAACACGGGCCACGTAAACTTGCCGCGTCAGACGCCGCTCCGACAGCATCGCGCCCCTGAAGTTGAACGAAACGGCCACAGCCTGCACGGCAGTAAAACGGATGCGCACCTGCTGCCGCCATTTTCGAAAAACCGATTTTCCGCTACTCGATCAGGCTGATATCGTATGCCCCTAAAGACGCTTTCAAAACGTCATCGGCCACCTCATGATTCCGGTCCATATACACTTCAACGAAATGCTTATCACGCCGTACCGCCACGTCGGAAACACCGGAAACGGCCATGACGGCAGTACGCAAATCAGCAACAGCCGCATTCGACATGTAATCAAAAAACTGCAGCTTCATGACCTTGTAATCGAGGCGCTCTATCTTGAAAATAACAGGCCGTGTCCCGTCAGAACAACAGGCGATCATGACATGTTCGTCCTTCATCCAGCCGCGCATGACAGCGCCGCCCTGCAGGCCCGTATAAATGTACCGTGAAATGGCATCCCATGCCTCCGAACAATGCGGTTTTACCGGACCGCCGGCAACGGTATTCTCGTCGGCAATACTCTGTTGTAACGAACGAATCCCCATACGCCAGAAATCATCCTGCGTCCCGTACCGCTCAAAGAGGAACACATCGCCCACATTATAACAAGGACAGACGCCGGCATCAGGATCGGCGCAATAGGCCTCCTGCAAATTAGGGTATAACTTCTTGTCAATGACCGTAACCTTTACCTTGTACTGCATCAGACCGCCCCCTTGTACGGAAACTCCCTTATTGCATTCAATACGGTGCATTGGCCGCTTTTATCATAAGCTGCCAGACACGCTGTTTGCTACCTCTATTATCCTATTAAACCCGAAACAGTTCAAGTGCCTTGGAAGCGCATGGCCGTCATATAGCTGCACGCCTGAAGCGATCAGACCGCTTCGCCGCCCGCTTAAATGATCATCGCTTCCCAACAGCCACGCCGCCAACCGCTCGGTAAGGCAGATGGCGGAAAGGAAAAACAGGGCCCGGCAGCCGCTGCCGACGCCAGGCCCTGTAAACCTGTTTCGCCCATCGCCCCGATACCGTTTACGCTCCTTGATAAATCAATTCAATTAATTTCATCGTCATATCGTATGATTTCTTCAGACTTTGAACGGGCAGGAATTCGTATTTGGAATGGAAGTTCAACGCACCGGTAAAGTAATTCGGCGTCAAAATCCCCTTGGTAGAAATGAAGGAGCCGTCCGTACCGCCTCGCATGGCAATTGTCTTAGGCGTAATATGCAATTCCTTCATTGCCGCATAAATGTAGTCTATCGCCTTATGGTTTTCATCAGTAACGGCATCGGCAATATTCCCATACGTATCGCTTATTACGCATTCCACGGTTGCACGCGGTTCTCGGGATCGCAACGTTTCTACATGCCGTAAAATCCGCTCCTTCTTTTCTTCGTATTTGTCCTTATGATGATCTCTGATATTCAGATGAACTACCGCTTTGGATTGATTGGACTCTATCTGTTGACACCATATATACCCTTCTTTCCCTTCCGTGCACTCCGGCGTCTCCCTTCTGTCAAACATATTGACAAAATCACACGCCAATAATGTCGGGTTGACCAATACGCCTTTTGCACTCATCGGATGAGCCGAAACGCCGTAAATCGTCACTTCCGCCGAACCGGCATTAAACGTTTCATATACAACTTCTCCCACTTCGCAGGAGTCTATCGTATACGCGAAATCGACAGGGAATTTTTCATAGTCCATATTCTTGGAGCCGAAAAGTCCGCACTCTTCATCGGGGACAAATGCAACATATATATCGCCATGATATATCGTCCGATCGGCGGACAACGTTTCCAAAGCCGTCATAATATTGGCGATGGCCGCTTTATTATCTGCGCCGAGAACGCTCGTCCCATCGGAAGTAATGATATCCTGACCGACGTACGGCAGCAGTTCCGGATGTTCTTCCACCTTCATGACGATGTGGGCGTCCTGATTCAGGACAATGTCCTTTCCATCGTATGTTTCCGTTAGCTTAGGCCGTACCAGCGGGGAAAGATCGACATCTACCGTATCTACGTGCGCACAAAACCCGACAGCCGGAATGACGGCCGCGCTGCCGTCCGGCACATTGGCCGGCAATTTCCCAGTCAAAACGCCATACGGGCTGATTTCCAAATCAACAACACCCAACGACGC from Megasphaera vaginalis (ex Bordigoni et al. 2020) includes these protein-coding regions:
- a CDS encoding DUF4405 domain-containing protein; translation: MKKRNILSSLLLVSFLITFCYRLLPPIVHEITGVALVVLTGMHLYFNRSWLRSLAKGRYTARRVLTLTVNAALLSCFIAIVVTGTIISHHLFTGVYPLSLARNLTIHQLHVSRPYMMLILIGIHLGLHWPMIWQQLKTRMHLANEGICRIAGYLAVVAFIALGGCSISLNQIAGRIMGKHVFTTPAIGYGLGVFIALLLAFIAMNAVIGYALHKALSKKA
- a CDS encoding branched-chain amino acid transport system II carrier protein, whose amino-acid sequence is MSTHSGFNAFIIGFAMFAVFFGAGNLVFPPLIGLMSGSSWGVSIVALSISAILFPIATIIAVDNMGGTLSGICAPVAKWFTKAYMILWIVFIMTCGVPRQAGVGIESGILSMFPTAQGNDTIRIALLVFYFLVVIALTLRPSKIVDIVGQYLTPFLLICLVVMIVIAIAQPLGTPLAPQIDNVFAYSFLQGYQTGDVAVGIAIAAMFIASIKDKGYTDTASRHKMTLKAAGIAFIGLLIVYGGLLYLGATGSSLFDSKMDQTALLNGLVHSLTGSLGNVILGLGIFLACLTTTLGVGSTIANLTVELTNGGIRFRPAMFTVCLLGFLMACAGVQDIIRYTFWIFITIYPISIVLMLLGVFHNMVPNHGAWKGAVTMSTIIGLYEGMAQLNKSHITDLPLDTLQAFYAALPFADNGFAWFVPTAIGFIIGALIVKATGGKAYPMLSDKR
- a CDS encoding alpha/beta hydrolase, which produces MSLDLQYISQDPQHLPERPASTEGFFLENHGESIFGTVLIPGGAAVDVYPGIVLLHGFPGYTSTFDLAQNLRRAGLVVVSPYYRGCWGSGGRYTFSGAIDDAVRTASWMHEESTAKTYHVDRDKLFFIGHSMGGFISVNATRRLSWIKGTAVMSPYDLAGRAEAGDAALDQLIRESVPVMNVESAEALAADAKMCAKKGWAISDAFEDVKDRNLYFIGASQDDIAPAEQMIEPLWNQLTAHETKALQNYDTLPAGHGYDDRRLTVSAMFAAWIQRVLYSLT
- a CDS encoding acyl CoA:acetate/3-ketoacid CoA transferase; its protein translation is MKKVKIITSYEAARLVQDNDTFTSIGFVGSAHPEALTKALERRFLETGQPRNITYMYAGSQGNRDGRGAEHLAHEGLIKRAIIGHWDTIPQMAKLAVENKIEAYNFSQGTLCHWFRALAGGKLGVFTDIGLETYLDPRQDGGKLNSRTTEDLVQLLQINGQDQLFYPCFPVNIAFLRGTYADEHGNITMEEEIVPLENTSVAQAVKNSGGIVVVQVKRVVSGGDLDPRLVKIPGIYVDAVVVAEEKDHQQSFDCAYDPTLSGQCRNPFIAANAMMPLNAKKIIGRRAALELTNGAVANLGVGAPEYVALVAAEEGIADSITLTVEGGAIGGVPQGGARFGASMNPEALIDHPYQFDFYDGGGLTMAFLGLAQCDRTGSINVSKFGTHIAGCGGFPNIAQKTKQVYFCGTFTAGGLKIAIKDGALQILQEGKMKKFVKNVDQITFSGPYAARQQRRVFYITERCVFELTAAGLHLLEVAPGIDVKRDILDQMEFTPIIDTYKTMNIKIFAEALMGLKK
- a CDS encoding acyl-CoA dehydratase activase; protein product: MYTLGIDIGSSSSKAVLLKDGKTIISEKVVETGTGSAGPEKVLKALFAESNLTLDDMNGVIATGYGRFNVAEADGEVSEITCHAKGALFESPKTTTILDIGGQDVKAIKLNGQGLVMQFAMNDKCAAGTGRFLDVMSRVLEIPMADMGAWYFKSKTPARVSSTCTVFAESEVISLLSKNIPKEDIVAGVHFSIASKACALVRRVGVGTELTMTGGGARDAGLVDAIAKELGIPVSVAPHPQVVGALGAALMAYEKQVRG
- a CDS encoding VOC family protein, whose product is MKKPLRMHHVGIVLPTLQDAKEFINRMGLEIDYSGYVQAYHADLIFTTKGENSSPIEFIIPHEGVLCEFNHGKGGIAHLAFEVEDVEETRREYEAQGYKMLEKAAVQGTDDIIVNFMRPSYNNGILVEFVQTVAPINRETANPFQSLHH
- a CDS encoding 2-hydroxyacyl-CoA dehydratase subunit D yields the protein MSEDTAVNLETMSAKDALGYFLPKLDEDARNAKKEGRLVCWSASVAPPEFCVAMDIAMVYPETHAAGIGARHGAPDMLEVAENKGYNQDICSYCRVNMGYMELLKQQAMTGKTPEKLKNSPASAVPLPDLIITCNNICNTLLKWYENLAKELHIPLITIDVPFNHEYPVTQHAKDYIVGEFKHAITQLEAICGRPFDYDKFFEVQKQTQRSIAAWNKIASFLQYKPSPLNGFDLFNFMGLAVAARSLDYAEITFTKLVKELEEKVAQQKWAFGDNEKSRITWEGIAVWIALGHTFKELKGKGSLMTGSAYPGMWDVSYEPGNLESMAEAYTRTYINCCLERRGEVLEQVVCDGKCDGLIMHQNRSCKNMSLLNNEGGQRVQKNLGVPYVIFDGDQTDPRNFNEAQFDTRVEALAEMMADQKAQGGNH
- a CDS encoding 2-hydroxyacyl-CoA dehydratase subunit D, translated to MSHIDELISKLETISNHPQAAVLSYKRNTGKGLVGVMPYYAPEEIVYAAGYLPVGMFGAQKPAIAAARTYLPPFACSLMQADMELQLNGTYDCLDAVLFSVPCDTLRCMSQKWHGKAPVIVFTQPQNRKIRAAVDFLKAEYAHVRRELERILQVKISDLALQKAIHIYNENRRTMREFCDVAAQYPQIFTPAKRHAVIKARWFMDKAEHTALLRQLIDAVKKEPVQPWKGKKVILSGIMAEPNEFLDIFSEFNIAVVADDLAQESRQYRNDVPAGIDPLEQLAQWWQDFDGCPLAMNTDKPRGQMIIDMAKKCDADAVVICMMRFCDPEEFDYPIYKTEFEEAGLRYTVIDVDLESPSLEQVRTRLQAFSEIL